The proteins below come from a single Afipia felis ATCC 53690 genomic window:
- a CDS encoding FixH family protein, with product MSIAQRNREMTGWRFLAIMVSFFSVVIAVNLTMAFLARSSWTGFVVENTYVASQQFNQKAAEGRAQAALGWSAKLSIADGKVSYRLVDSAGKVVASKHATVNFRRPAYASEDEKVDLIPQADGSLSAPVDVRDGMWIVEIDAQAGLAHPYRDVRRITLRNGTIQ from the coding sequence ATGAGTATCGCGCAACGCAATCGGGAAATGACCGGCTGGCGCTTCCTGGCCATTATGGTGTCGTTCTTCTCGGTCGTCATCGCCGTGAATCTGACGATGGCGTTCCTCGCCCGCTCGAGCTGGACCGGCTTCGTGGTCGAGAACACCTATGTCGCGAGCCAGCAATTCAACCAGAAGGCGGCGGAAGGGCGCGCGCAGGCGGCACTCGGCTGGAGTGCGAAGCTCTCGATCGCGGACGGCAAGGTGAGCTATCGGTTGGTCGACAGCGCCGGCAAGGTCGTCGCGTCGAAGCATGCGACAGTGAATTTCCGTCGCCCAGCCTACGCGTCGGAAGACGAGAAGGTTGATTTGATTCCTCAGGCGGACGGCTCGTTGTCGGCGCCTGTCGACGTGCGTGACGGCATGTGGATCGTCGAGATCGATGCTCAGGCGGGCCTTGCTCATCCGTATCGCGATGTGCGACGGATCACGCTTCGGAACGGAACCATCCAGTGA
- the ccoG gene encoding cytochrome c oxidase accessory protein CcoG, translated as MSETEIETFDATAVNSARVRQPLYAARKKIFPKRAEGSFRRFKWIVMLITLGIYYLTPWLRWNRGPYAPDQGVLIDLANRRFYFFPIEIWPQEFYFVAGLLIMAGFGLFLVTSTVGRAWCGYTCPQTVWVDLFLVVERAVEGDRNARIKLDAAPWSVGKLFKRVTKHLIWLIIAVLTGGAWIFYFADAPTLLRNLATGQAAPVAYITVAILTGTTYVFGGLMREQVCTYMCPWPRIQAAMLDENSLTVTYNDWRGEPRSRHAKKTAAEGQLVGDCVDCNACVAVCPMGIDIRDGQQLECITCALCIDACDSVMDKIGRERGLISYATLAEYQSNMALATAGGTSAINPTRVHDASGKLSDKVATFHIKKLLRPRTLIYFAAWSLVGLGLIYALLTRERLQVNVLADRNPQFVVLSDGSIRNGYTVKLLNMIPEPRNITVTLEGLPGGEMSVVGMEHAPERSFVVEVEPDKLKTLKVFVRQPRENIAGQTQHFSFVVEDKAGSDTDRYHATFDAPEMSK; from the coding sequence ATGTCCGAGACGGAGATCGAAACATTTGACGCAACGGCGGTGAATTCGGCGCGGGTGCGCCAGCCGCTCTACGCCGCGCGCAAGAAGATCTTCCCGAAAAGAGCCGAGGGCAGCTTCCGCCGATTCAAATGGATCGTGATGCTGATCACGCTTGGCATCTACTATCTGACGCCGTGGCTGCGCTGGAATCGCGGCCCCTATGCGCCCGACCAGGGCGTGCTGATCGATCTTGCCAACCGGCGGTTCTATTTTTTCCCGATCGAAATCTGGCCGCAGGAATTCTATTTCGTCGCGGGTCTCCTCATCATGGCAGGCTTCGGGCTGTTTCTGGTGACCTCGACAGTTGGCCGCGCCTGGTGCGGCTACACCTGTCCCCAGACGGTGTGGGTCGATCTGTTCCTCGTGGTCGAGCGCGCCGTCGAGGGCGATCGCAACGCCCGCATCAAGCTCGATGCCGCGCCGTGGTCGGTGGGCAAACTGTTCAAGCGCGTGACGAAGCACCTGATCTGGCTGATTATCGCCGTGCTGACGGGCGGCGCGTGGATTTTCTATTTCGCTGATGCGCCGACGTTGCTGCGCAATCTGGCGACGGGCCAGGCTGCTCCGGTGGCCTATATTACGGTCGCGATCCTGACCGGCACCACCTACGTCTTCGGCGGACTGATGCGCGAGCAGGTCTGCACCTACATGTGCCCTTGGCCGCGCATTCAGGCGGCGATGCTCGACGAGAATTCGCTGACCGTCACTTATAATGACTGGCGCGGCGAGCCGCGTTCGCGTCACGCCAAGAAGACCGCCGCCGAGGGGCAGTTGGTCGGCGATTGCGTCGACTGCAATGCCTGCGTCGCTGTGTGTCCGATGGGCATCGACATCCGCGATGGCCAGCAGCTCGAATGCATCACCTGCGCGCTGTGCATCGATGCCTGCGACAGCGTGATGGACAAGATCGGTCGGGAACGCGGCCTGATCTCTTATGCGACGCTTGCGGAGTATCAGTCCAACATGGCGCTGGCGACGGCCGGAGGAACATCTGCGATCAACCCGACGAGAGTGCATGACGCCAGCGGGAAGCTGTCGGACAAGGTTGCCACCTTCCACATCAAAAAGCTGCTGCGCCCGCGCACGCTGATCTATTTTGCGGCGTGGTCGCTGGTGGGGTTGGGTCTGATCTACGCGCTGCTCACGCGCGAACGGCTTCAGGTCAACGTGCTGGCGGATCGCAATCCGCAATTCGTCGTTCTTTCGGACGGCTCGATCCGCAACGGCTACACGGTCAAGCTCCTCAACATGATTCCCGAGCCGCGGAATATCACCGTGACCCTGGAGGGGCTTCCTGGTGGGGAGATGAGCGTCGTCGGCATGGAACACGCGCCAGAACGCTCCTTCGTTGTCGAGGTTGAACCGGACAAGCTCAAGACGCTCAAGGTATTCGTGCGCCAGCCGCGGGAGAATATCGCCGGCCAGACGCAGCATTTCAGTTTTGTCGTTGAGGATAAGGCGGGCTCCGATACCGACCGCTACCACGCCACATTCGATGCACCGGAGATGAGCAAATGA
- the ccoN gene encoding cytochrome-c oxidase, cbb3-type subunit I, whose translation MKYGPGIILAAALCYIALMGAAFAVDEPFRQHMWIAVFVLAAFTVALMRKTSFVPEPPVDDSVFMDEPIRYGVIATVAWGVIGFLVGVLIAVQLAFPDLNFEPLLNFGRVRPLHTSAVIFAFGGNALIATSFYVVQRTCRTRLFGGDLVWFVFWGYQFFIIMAGTGYLLGITQSREYAEPEWYVDVWLTIVWVVYLIVFMGTLLRRKEPHIYVANWFYLSFIITIAMLHVINNLAIPVSIAGSKSYSAFSGVQDAVTQWWYGHNAVAFFLTVPFLAMMYYFVPKQVNRPIYSYRLSIVHFWSIIFLYIWAGPHHLHYTAVPDWAQTLGMVFSIMLWMPSWGGMINGLMTLSGAWDKIRTDPIVRLMVTAMAFYGMATFEGPMLSIKSVNSLSHYTDWTIAHVHAGALGWNGMITFAAVYFLAPKLWGRERLYSIRMVNWHFWLATLGIVLYASAMWVSGIMQGLMWREYDEQGFLVYSFAETVAAMHPYYVMRVTGGLFYLTGGFLMAWNVYQTIRGRVRDEAPMDMTLPTRDAAAQPAE comes from the coding sequence ATGAAGTACGGCCCAGGGATCATCCTCGCCGCAGCGCTATGTTACATCGCCCTTATGGGCGCTGCCTTTGCTGTCGATGAGCCGTTCCGCCAGCATATGTGGATCGCAGTCTTCGTCCTCGCGGCCTTCACGGTCGCCCTGATGCGGAAGACGAGCTTCGTGCCGGAGCCACCGGTCGATGATTCTGTTTTTATGGACGAGCCGATTCGCTACGGCGTCATCGCCACCGTGGCCTGGGGCGTGATCGGCTTCCTCGTCGGCGTACTCATCGCCGTTCAGCTTGCATTCCCTGATCTCAACTTCGAGCCCCTGCTGAATTTCGGTCGCGTCCGTCCGCTGCACACCTCCGCGGTTATTTTCGCGTTCGGCGGCAACGCGCTGATCGCGACGTCCTTCTATGTCGTACAGCGCACCTGCCGCACGCGTCTGTTCGGCGGCGATCTCGTCTGGTTCGTCTTCTGGGGCTATCAGTTCTTCATCATCATGGCGGGGACGGGCTACCTGCTCGGCATCACGCAGTCGCGCGAATACGCCGAGCCCGAGTGGTACGTCGACGTGTGGCTCACGATTGTCTGGGTCGTGTATCTCATCGTGTTCATGGGAACGCTGCTGCGACGCAAGGAGCCACACATCTACGTCGCGAACTGGTTCTACCTGTCTTTCATCATCACCATCGCGATGTTGCACGTGATCAACAATCTCGCGATCCCTGTCTCCATCGCCGGCTCGAAGAGCTATTCCGCTTTCTCGGGCGTACAGGATGCGGTCACGCAATGGTGGTACGGCCATAACGCGGTGGCGTTCTTCCTGACGGTGCCGTTCCTCGCGATGATGTACTACTTCGTACCGAAGCAGGTGAACCGGCCGATCTATTCCTATCGCCTGTCCATTGTCCACTTCTGGTCGATCATCTTCCTTTATATCTGGGCCGGCCCGCACCACCTGCACTACACGGCTGTTCCCGATTGGGCGCAGACGCTCGGCATGGTGTTCTCGATCATGCTGTGGATGCCCTCATGGGGCGGCATGATCAACGGCCTGATGACGCTGTCGGGTGCGTGGGACAAGATCCGTACCGATCCGATCGTGCGTCTGATGGTGACTGCGATGGCATTCTACGGTATGGCCACGTTCGAAGGCCCGATGCTGTCAATCAAGTCGGTCAACTCGCTGTCGCATTACACCGACTGGACCATCGCCCACGTCCATGCCGGTGCGCTGGGCTGGAACGGCATGATTACCTTTGCCGCCGTCTATTTCCTCGCTCCGAAGCTGTGGGGCCGCGAGCGGCTCTACTCGATCCGCATGGTCAACTGGCACTTCTGGCTGGCGACGCTCGGTATCGTGCTCTACGCCTCGGCGATGTGGGTGTCCGGCATCATGCAGGGCCTGATGTGGCGCGAATACGATGAGCAGGGCTTCCTGGTCTACTCGTTCGCTGAGACCGTCGCCGCGATGCATCCCTATTACGTGATGCGTGTGACGGGCGGCCTGTTCTATCTCACTGGCGGGTTCCTGATGGCGTGGAACGTCTATCAGACCATCCGCGGCCGGGTGCGGGATGAAGCGCCCATGGATATGACGCTGCCGACGCGCGACGCCGCAGCACAGCCTGCCGAGTGA
- the ccoP gene encoding cytochrome-c oxidase, cbb3-type subunit III, with amino-acid sequence MSDKQIDEFSGVSTTGHEWDGIKELDNPMPRWWLIVYYATIVWAVAYMIAYPAWPLLRTATTGLLGYSSRSEIKTELDAAKASKADYIAAIASKSVTEILADEKLRTFAAAAGAAAFKVNCVQCHGSGAQGSPGYPNLNDDDWLWGGTPQQIQQTITHGIRYAEDPNTRLSEMPAFGDILKPKEINDVANFVASLSGKAENASAADIAAGKEVFAQNCAACHGDNAKGNHEVGAPNLTDAIWFYGSTPAAIAAQVRAPRHGVMPAWGVRLGDTTVKELTVYVHSLGGGE; translated from the coding sequence ATGAGTGACAAGCAGATCGACGAGTTTTCCGGCGTCTCCACTACCGGTCATGAGTGGGACGGCATCAAGGAACTCGACAATCCCATGCCACGCTGGTGGCTGATCGTCTACTACGCGACTATCGTGTGGGCGGTGGCCTATATGATCGCGTATCCGGCGTGGCCTCTCCTGCGCACGGCGACGACGGGTCTGCTCGGTTATTCCAGCCGCAGCGAGATCAAGACGGAGCTCGACGCGGCGAAGGCATCCAAGGCCGACTACATTGCGGCGATCGCTTCCAAGTCGGTCACCGAAATCCTTGCCGACGAGAAGCTGCGTACCTTCGCGGCGGCGGCGGGTGCTGCCGCATTCAAGGTCAACTGCGTGCAGTGCCATGGCTCCGGCGCGCAAGGCTCGCCCGGCTATCCGAATCTCAACGATGATGACTGGCTGTGGGGCGGCACGCCGCAGCAGATTCAGCAGACCATCACGCACGGCATTCGCTATGCAGAGGATCCGAACACCCGGCTTTCGGAAATGCCGGCGTTCGGCGACATACTCAAGCCGAAGGAGATCAACGACGTCGCGAATTTCGTGGCTTCGCTGTCGGGCAAGGCTGAGAACGCCAGCGCCGCCGATATTGCCGCGGGCAAGGAAGTTTTCGCGCAGAACTGCGCCGCCTGTCATGGCGACAACGCCAAGGGCAATCATGAGGTTGGCGCACCGAACCTGACGGATGCGATCTGGTTCTACGGCTCGACGCCCGCGGCCATCGCCGCGCAGGTGCGCGCTCCGCGTCACGGTGTCATGCCCGCCTGGGGCGTGCGTCTCGGCGACACGACGGTCAAGGAGCTGACGGTCTACGTTCATTCGCTCGGAGGTGGCGAATAG
- the ccoS gene encoding cbb3-type cytochrome oxidase assembly protein CcoS, with amino-acid sequence MTVLVYLIPVSLLFGIASLAAFLWALQSGQYEDLEGAGERILIDSETDGKTGGH; translated from the coding sequence ATGACCGTCCTTGTCTATCTGATCCCGGTATCGCTGCTTTTTGGTATTGCCAGTCTCGCCGCCTTCCTCTGGGCGCTGCAAAGTGGCCAGTACGAAGATCTGGAGGGAGCAGGTGAGCGGATCCTCATCGACAGCGAGACCGACGGCAAGACCGGCGGCCACTGA
- a CDS encoding CcoQ/FixQ family Cbb3-type cytochrome c oxidase assembly chaperone, translating to METYTAMRHMADSWGLLCMTLFFIGAIIFAFRPGSRSLADDASRIPFEED from the coding sequence ATGGAAACCTACACCGCCATGCGGCACATGGCCGACAGTTGGGGTCTGTTGTGCATGACCCTGTTCTTCATCGGCGCCATCATTTTCGCGTTTCGTCCCGGCAGCCGCAGTCTCGCCGACGATGCCTCCCGTATTCCTTTCGAGGAAGATTGA
- a CDS encoding carbon-nitrogen hydrolase family protein produces the protein MKQYPRFKAAACHAAPVYFDAHATVDKACALIEEAARNGAELIAFPEAFIASFPVWSGVWAPVDVHEFFCKLAASSVEIDGPELARIRGVARRHGVFVSMGINEASPISDGCIYDTNVLIGDDGSLLNVHRKLVPTYWEKLTWSNGDGSGLRVVNTRLGRIGALVCGENTNGLARFALLAQGENVHISSFSPRWPTHPPGEVAYDLEAAIRLRAGAHAFEGKLFNIVASGFLPPEAIDIISRDNARVRQLLEEASKSVSLIIGPGGAPISNVLKDEEGIVYADIDLSLCVVPKQFQDVVGYYNRFDVFQLKVNRRALTAAEFVNEQSSSFDVPRDAALVGDEWRSEGD, from the coding sequence ATGAAACAGTATCCACGCTTCAAGGCGGCTGCCTGTCATGCGGCTCCGGTTTATTTCGATGCGCATGCGACCGTCGACAAGGCTTGCGCGCTGATCGAGGAGGCCGCGCGCAATGGTGCGGAGTTGATCGCATTCCCGGAGGCCTTCATCGCTTCGTTCCCGGTGTGGTCCGGCGTATGGGCGCCGGTCGATGTCCATGAATTCTTTTGCAAGCTCGCAGCCTCGTCGGTCGAAATTGACGGGCCGGAATTGGCGCGCATCCGCGGTGTGGCGCGCCGTCACGGCGTGTTCGTCTCCATGGGTATCAATGAGGCCTCGCCGATCAGCGACGGCTGCATTTACGATACCAATGTGCTGATCGGCGACGACGGTTCGCTTCTGAACGTCCATCGCAAGCTCGTTCCGACTTATTGGGAAAAGCTGACCTGGAGCAACGGCGACGGTTCTGGCCTACGCGTGGTCAACACCCGGCTTGGCCGCATCGGCGCGCTGGTTTGCGGCGAGAATACCAACGGCCTCGCGCGCTTCGCGCTGCTCGCGCAGGGAGAGAACGTCCATATTTCCTCGTTCTCACCGCGTTGGCCAACCCACCCGCCGGGCGAAGTGGCTTACGATCTTGAGGCTGCGATCCGCTTGCGAGCAGGCGCGCATGCGTTCGAAGGCAAGCTATTCAACATCGTGGCTTCGGGTTTCCTGCCGCCGGAGGCGATCGATATCATTAGCCGGGACAACGCGCGCGTCCGCCAGCTTCTGGAGGAAGCCTCCAAGAGCGTCTCGCTCATCATCGGTCCGGGCGGTGCGCCGATCAGCAATGTCCTCAAGGATGAAGAAGGCATCGTCTACGCCGATATCGATCTGTCGCTGTGTGTCGTGCCGAAGCAGTTCCAGGATGTCGTCGGCTACTACAACCGCTTCGATGTCTTCCAGCTCAAGGTCAACCGCCGCGCGCTGACGGCAGCGGAATTCGTCAACGAGCAGTCATCTTCCTTCGATGTGCCAAGGGATGCTGCACTTGTCGGGGACGAGTGGCGGTCCGAAGGAGATTAA
- the ccoO gene encoding cytochrome-c oxidase, cbb3-type subunit II: MSVLKNHSKLEKNATLLLIASLAVVTVGGIVEIAPLFYLQNTVEKVDGMRPYTPLELAGRNIYVREGCYACHSQMIRPFRDEVERYGHYSLAAESMYDHSFQWGSKRTGPDLARVGQRYSNEWHVQHLIEPRSVVPESVMPSYAFLKDKPLDTSEISAHLVANRRVGVPYTDEMVANAEADLKAQADPDADSSGLESRYPKAKAGNFDGNKQMLTEMDALVAYLQMLGTLVDFSTYDDAAGYR; this comes from the coding sequence ATGTCTGTTTTGAAGAACCACTCCAAGCTCGAGAAGAACGCGACGCTGCTGTTGATCGCATCGCTCGCAGTGGTCACGGTGGGGGGTATCGTCGAGATCGCGCCGCTGTTCTATCTGCAGAACACGGTCGAAAAGGTCGACGGCATGCGTCCCTATACGCCGCTCGAACTCGCGGGCCGCAACATCTACGTTCGCGAGGGCTGCTATGCCTGCCATTCGCAGATGATCCGGCCGTTCCGTGACGAGGTCGAACGCTATGGCCATTACAGCCTCGCGGCGGAATCGATGTACGACCATTCCTTCCAGTGGGGATCGAAGCGTACCGGCCCTGACCTCGCGCGTGTCGGCCAGCGCTATTCGAACGAATGGCATGTCCAACATCTGATCGAGCCGCGCTCGGTCGTGCCTGAGTCGGTGATGCCGAGCTATGCCTTCCTCAAGGACAAGCCGCTCGACACCAGCGAGATATCGGCTCATCTGGTCGCCAACCGTCGTGTCGGCGTTCCCTATACGGACGAGATGGTCGCCAACGCCGAAGCGGATTTGAAGGCGCAGGCCGATCCAGATGCTGATTCGAGCGGTCTGGAATCCCGCTATCCGAAGGCCAAGGCCGGCAATTTCGACGGCAACAAGCAGATGTTGACCGAAATGGATGCGCTCGTCGCCTATCTCCAGATGCTCGGCACGCTGGTCGATTTCTCGACCTATGACGATGCTGCTGGCTATCGCTGA
- a CDS encoding cytochrome-c peroxidase, with protein MKRWTGFAFAALLLFGVPFGYMAAEGAHDLDAVRAKYRRPTIIPFPEDNPYSKAKADLGKMLFFDPLLSGSRKHSCSSCHVPAKSWSDGLPHAIGEDPAGMDIRSPSLIDIAFVDVLGWDGKFPDLESVTFGPLTSPQNMNITERELVRRLRALPRYNAAFAKAFGDKHITRRRIELALATYERTIVAGEAPFDRWIMGDENAISPEAKRGFALFNGKAHCSSCHSGPSFTDGSFQDIGSATGDDIGRGRLFPNSEKLQYAFKTPTLRDVAERGPYMHDGSVATLEGVIELYNKGGIDRPSRSPSIKPLSLNAAEKAELIAFLKTLSAPSIEASSPNLAK; from the coding sequence ATGAAGCGATGGACGGGATTTGCCTTTGCAGCACTGCTGCTCTTCGGGGTGCCATTCGGTTATATGGCAGCCGAAGGGGCGCATGATCTCGACGCCGTTCGGGCGAAGTATCGCCGGCCGACTATAATTCCCTTCCCCGAAGACAATCCCTATTCGAAGGCCAAAGCCGATCTAGGGAAAATGCTGTTCTTCGATCCGCTGCTGTCCGGATCGCGCAAGCATTCGTGCTCTTCGTGCCATGTGCCGGCCAAGTCGTGGAGCGACGGGCTGCCGCACGCGATCGGTGAAGATCCCGCGGGTATGGATATTCGTTCGCCAAGCTTGATCGATATCGCGTTTGTGGATGTGCTGGGATGGGACGGAAAATTTCCCGATCTCGAATCGGTAACCTTCGGGCCGCTGACCAGTCCGCAGAACATGAATATCACCGAGCGCGAACTGGTGCGGCGGCTGCGTGCCCTGCCGCGCTATAACGCGGCATTCGCCAAGGCTTTCGGCGACAAGCATATCACGCGGCGACGAATCGAACTGGCGCTCGCAACGTATGAGCGTACGATCGTTGCCGGCGAAGCGCCGTTCGATCGCTGGATCATGGGAGACGAGAACGCGATTTCGCCCGAAGCCAAGCGGGGTTTTGCGCTGTTCAATGGTAAGGCGCATTGCTCGAGCTGCCACAGCGGGCCCTCGTTCACCGATGGGTCGTTTCAGGACATCGGCTCCGCCACTGGCGACGATATCGGGCGCGGGCGTCTCTTTCCGAATTCCGAAAAGCTGCAATACGCGTTCAAGACGCCGACATTGCGCGATGTGGCGGAACGTGGACCGTATATGCATGACGGTTCGGTTGCGACGCTGGAAGGTGTTATCGAGCTTTATAATAAAGGCGGCATCGATCGCCCCAGCCGTTCGCCTTCGATCAAGCCGCTTTCGCTGAATGCGGCGGAAAAGGCGGAACTGATTGCCTTCCTCAAAACCCTCTCGGCACCGTCGATAGAAGCGTCGTCGCCAAATCTGGCCAAGTAA
- a CDS encoding EAL domain-containing protein, producing the protein MWVSSGHRAGRETLLAVPRRLLAAVTVKGTIRTQILICCLLMSAIIAALGVYATSGIRHAADLVAKTFDESLMSINYARATAADFSNMRAASARRLVSKDPESRAALDKEIDNLVKTLHEDLNIAAERSQSALAVTAARKVQEAADAWTALHHRVVGEEDKAGGTPAMQAQNGHAADLDHYARTVDQQIELLVNYTAGDGFLFRQHALSAINRDINFNLVALAVALLLSGFLSWRLSRRIIGQVAVASKAARCIAEGKLDVGIPAGGVDELGTLISAMGVMRNNIKDMMEREIAQRRSAQARLTDALETSQAGVVLLQADGQIALANSRATEFLAEAPDLLRCSPFEDQWIENPLVDFAPAALQDSASEARLPNGRWLRVSRSVTQERGMIVVFSDITALKKQEEQLHETNRRLDAALENMSQGLCLYDKEARLQVVNRRFCEIFNIPVGSVQAGMSFESVLMLSVMAGNHEGQNISDLLAERKRFLSREKIDNYYQQLSDDRVICVRHRPTSDGGWLTTCEDVTEQHQAESKITFMARHDALTQLPNRVLLAERIEHAIAQVGRGTGFSILCLDLDNFKQVNDTLGHPVGDELLCAVADRLCACVREVDTVARLGGDEFAIIQADTQRPEDAERLARRIVECIAEPYEFDGQRVVIGCSIGISLSPGDGTSGEKLLKNADVALYRAKSEGRGIWRFFETEMDESLQKRRALELDLREALDRQQFELFYQPLYDIELDKICGFEALLRWRHPTRGLVPPEQFISIAEEIGLIIPLGEWVVQEACRQASIWPDDLKVAVNVSSVQFRSPRLLDSFSRALSASQLPPQRLELEITESVFLTNNAETIEILHKLRALGLRIALDDFGTGYSSLSYLRSFPFNKLKIDQSFVRDLTDAEGSKVIIRAIVSLGKSLGMRTTAEGVQTIAQLNYVAAEGCNEVQGYFFSKPVAASEIPSILRACRNGFKKDANGIYELAS; encoded by the coding sequence ATGTGGGTTTCATCGGGCCACAGGGCCGGTCGCGAGACGCTTCTTGCGGTACCCCGTCGTCTTCTGGCCGCGGTGACGGTCAAGGGCACGATTCGGACACAAATCCTTATCTGCTGCCTGCTGATGAGCGCCATCATCGCCGCGCTGGGCGTCTACGCGACCTCAGGCATTAGGCACGCAGCCGATCTGGTCGCCAAGACCTTCGACGAATCGCTGATGTCGATCAACTACGCGCGCGCCACGGCGGCGGATTTTTCCAATATGCGCGCGGCGTCCGCTCGCCGGCTGGTGAGCAAGGACCCTGAGTCACGCGCTGCTCTCGACAAGGAAATCGACAACCTCGTCAAGACGCTTCATGAAGATCTCAACATCGCGGCCGAGCGCTCCCAGTCCGCTCTTGCCGTGACGGCAGCCCGAAAAGTGCAGGAAGCCGCCGACGCATGGACCGCTCTGCATCACAGGGTTGTCGGCGAGGAAGACAAGGCAGGCGGCACGCCCGCAATGCAGGCTCAAAACGGCCATGCCGCGGATCTGGACCATTATGCGAGGACGGTCGATCAGCAAATCGAACTGCTGGTCAATTACACGGCCGGTGACGGTTTCCTGTTCCGGCAGCATGCGCTTTCCGCGATTAATCGCGACATCAATTTTAATCTGGTCGCATTGGCAGTGGCGTTGCTTCTGTCCGGTTTTCTGTCATGGCGATTGAGTCGCCGGATCATCGGGCAGGTTGCGGTGGCCTCGAAAGCTGCGCGTTGCATCGCCGAGGGCAAGCTCGACGTCGGTATCCCCGCTGGCGGTGTTGACGAACTCGGCACGCTGATCAGCGCCATGGGCGTGATGCGCAACAACATCAAGGATATGATGGAGCGGGAGATCGCCCAGCGCCGATCCGCGCAGGCACGCCTGACCGATGCGCTTGAAACATCCCAGGCCGGCGTCGTGCTGCTTCAGGCCGACGGGCAGATCGCATTGGCGAACTCGCGGGCAACCGAGTTTCTCGCGGAGGCGCCTGATCTGCTCCGGTGCAGCCCGTTTGAGGATCAGTGGATCGAAAACCCATTGGTCGATTTTGCTCCGGCCGCCTTGCAGGACTCGGCCAGTGAGGCTCGCCTTCCGAACGGGCGATGGTTGCGGGTCAGCCGCAGCGTCACCCAGGAACGCGGCATGATTGTTGTGTTCAGCGACATCACGGCGCTGAAGAAGCAGGAAGAGCAACTGCACGAGACCAACAGGCGGCTCGACGCTGCGCTCGAGAACATGTCGCAGGGTTTGTGCCTGTACGACAAGGAGGCTCGCCTTCAGGTCGTTAACCGCAGGTTCTGCGAGATATTCAATATTCCGGTGGGTTCCGTTCAGGCCGGCATGAGCTTCGAATCGGTTCTGATGCTGAGTGTCATGGCTGGAAATCACGAAGGCCAGAACATCAGCGATCTTCTGGCCGAACGGAAACGCTTCCTGTCGCGCGAAAAGATCGACAATTATTATCAGCAGCTCAGCGATGATCGCGTGATTTGCGTCAGGCACAGGCCGACCTCCGATGGCGGATGGCTGACAACATGCGAGGACGTTACCGAGCAGCATCAGGCCGAATCCAAGATCACCTTCATGGCTCGCCACGATGCGCTGACCCAGCTTCCCAATCGCGTCCTGCTGGCAGAGCGCATCGAGCATGCGATCGCTCAGGTCGGGCGCGGCACCGGATTCAGCATTCTTTGTCTCGATCTCGATAATTTCAAACAGGTCAACGATACGCTTGGACATCCGGTCGGCGATGAATTGCTGTGCGCCGTTGCGGACAGGTTGTGCGCCTGTGTCCGTGAGGTCGATACGGTCGCCCGTCTCGGCGGTGACGAATTCGCGATCATCCAGGCTGATACGCAGAGGCCCGAAGATGCCGAGCGGCTGGCGCGGCGCATCGTCGAATGCATTGCCGAGCCATATGAGTTCGATGGTCAGCGTGTCGTGATCGGATGCAGCATCGGCATTTCGCTTTCGCCGGGCGACGGCACGAGTGGCGAAAAGCTTCTGAAGAACGCCGACGTTGCTCTTTATCGTGCCAAGTCGGAAGGTCGCGGCATCTGGCGGTTCTTTGAGACCGAGATGGATGAAAGCCTGCAGAAGCGGCGGGCCTTGGAGCTTGATCTGCGGGAGGCTCTCGACCGTCAGCAGTTCGAGCTGTTCTATCAGCCGCTTTACGATATCGAACTCGACAAGATATGCGGCTTCGAGGCGCTTCTGCGCTGGCGCCATCCGACGCGCGGCCTGGTGCCGCCGGAGCAGTTCATTTCGATCGCCGAGGAAATCGGCCTCATCATTCCGCTCGGCGAATGGGTGGTTCAGGAGGCATGTCGGCAGGCATCAATATGGCCGGATGATCTGAAAGTTGCGGTGAATGTTTCCTCGGTTCAGTTCCGCAGCCCGCGATTGCTGGACTCTTTCTCGCGCGCGTTGAGCGCTTCGCAACTTCCGCCGCAGCGGCTGGAGCTGGAAATCACCGAATCCGTCTTTCTGACCAACAATGCCGAAACGATTGAGATACTGCATAAGCTGCGCGCGCTCGGCCTGCGCATCGCGCTGGACGATTTCGGAACGGGATATTCGTCGTTGAGCTATTTGCGCAGCTTCCCCTTCAACAAGCTGAAGATCGATCAGTCGTTCGTTCGCGATCTGACCGATGCCGAAGGCTCCAAGGTCATTATCCGGGCGATCGTAAGCCTCGGGAAAAGCCTCGGCATGCGGACGACGGCGGAGGGTGTGCAGACCATCGCGCAGCTCAATTACGTTGCGGCCGAAGGCTGCAACGAGGTGCAGGGCTATTTCTTTAGTAAGCCGGTCGCGGCATCTGAAATCCCTTCCATCCTTCGTGCTTGCCGGAACGGTTTCAAGAAGGACGCGAATGGCATCTATGAACTGGCCAGCTGA